A single window of Crassostrea angulata isolate pt1a10 chromosome 8, ASM2561291v2, whole genome shotgun sequence DNA harbors:
- the LOC128159347 gene encoding protein asteroid homolog 1-like — MGIPGLTTFVNCNPQLTKEFPLHSTRLVIDGNSLYHFIFEDTRMDFYHGGDYDQYAFEITEFFRLLHSCNIELYVVFDGGTCNDPNDIKFQTIQKRMKQKLENAMRIASGLRGKKRVMPILAFDTFKAVLKKLSIPFAVCDFEADKEIAMLANTLNCPVLSNDSDFFIFPLTGGFISFDKVIFSLQEIKGENNSVEHFLPARLYHVDNFFPSLGKEVLPLLAALLGNDYIDKDVFKSFNDSIQSNECKTQDWKSPGDKRTLKVVLWLQGLNSYSEGIKEIISKAGSQNEKTISSALETIIETFQANVPETESSLYSYFMGKEQIGENQIRRVNGSVIPMWYLSHHRKGSLSPNCLDIITLHRKFLSPQVEDPNSLASSYQSSVNLRKYMYGILLSEDSADFETNGAWGLQANMKSVVKEFDRRGDIIISQVINPVKLETYSGKSIKLSDIPDLSRNEKKNLLRMILDIPCFNIDHMTPDLELILGLVIFWIKNSQRKVTISHMQSVLVCLIMLKVKWALMYPASIGCDKNLIEAAVFGIKTKTLKIVNEKLYKYSKYTKSRTSRVDCGLIHGFAQFQTCILATMHLNSLLLDPFPGPYIPHIFSGTFLYNFCKELHRRRDPDQFIYEMLSKNSNLIQIYQCLFDAVNKAVGPTAFRYTENRYHYSEYTPYGGKLHDGKCLPHINESVENCSMPVFLRKTRIRLKRKDQVQQMLLCTDFEL, encoded by the coding sequence ATGGGAATTCCAGGACTTACAACCTTCGTTAATTGCAATCCACAACTTACGAAGGAATTTCCGCTGCATTCAACAAGGCTTGTTATAGATGGCAATAGCCTGtatcatttcatttttgaagATACCCGTATGGATTTCTATCATGGCGGGGATTATGATCAGTATGCGTTTGAAATCACAGAATTCTTTAGACTCCTTCACTCCTGCAACATCGAGCTTTATGTTGTGTTTGATGGTGGTACATGTAATGATCCAAATgacataaaatttcaaacaatacaAAAGAGAATGAAGCAGAAACTTGAAAACGCCATGCGAATTGCTAGTGGACTTCGAGGCAAGAAAAGAGTTATGCCAATCCTTGCATTTGATACTTTTAAAGCAGTTTTGAAGAAACTGAGCATACCATTTGCAGTGTGTGATTTCGAGGCTGACAAAGAAATTGCAATGCTTGCAAATACGTTGAACTGTCCTGTTCTATCAAACGATagtgatttctttatttttccattGACGGGCGGATTTATTAGTTTTGACAAAGTAATTTTCAGTTTACAAGAAATTAAAGGGGAGAATAACAGCGTGGAACATTTTCTTCCTGCCAGACTCTATCATGTTGATAATTTCTTTCCGTCTTTGGGGAAAGAAGTTCTTCCATTGTTAGCTGCCCTCCTTGGAAATGATTATATCGACAAAGATGTGTTTAAATCTTTCAATGATTCAATCCAGTCAAATGAATGTAAAACACAGGATTGGAAATCACCTGGTGACAAGAGGACTCTCAAAGTTGTTCTTTGGTTACAAGGGTTGAACTCATATAGTGAAGGCATAAAAGAAATCATATCGAAAGCAGGGTCACAAAATGAGAAAACTATTTCATCGGCTCTAGAAACAATTATTGAAACATTTCAAGCAAATGTACCGGAAACTGAATCTTCTCTATATTCATACTTCATGGGAAAAGAACAGATAGGTGAAAATCAAATAAGACGTGTTAATGGATCCGTGATTCCCATGTGGTATCTTTCTCATCACAGAAAAGGGTCGCTATCTCCAAATTGTTTGGACATTATTACAttacacagaaagtttttaaGTCCTCAGGTAGAAGATCCAAACTCATTAGCTTCCTCTTATCAATCTAGCGTAAACCTAAGAAAATATATGTATGGAATATTGCTCTCAGAGGACAGTGCCGATTTTGAGACAAATGGAGCCTGGGGATTACAAGCAAACATGAAAAGTGTTGTTAAGGAGTTTGATAGAAGAGGAGATATAATTATTAGTCAGGTTATAAACCCTGTAAAACTTGAGACCTATTCTGGCAAATCGATTAAACTATCAGATATTCCAGACCTATCCcgaaatgagaaaaaaaatctacttcgcATGATTTTAGATATACCTTGTTTTAACATTGATCATATGACACCAGATCTTGAACTAATTCTtggattagttatattttggaTAAAGAATTCCCAGCGAAAGGTAACCATTTCCCATATGCAAAGTGTCCTGGTTTGTTTGATAATGCTAAAAGTAAAGTGGGCTCTTATGTACCCTGCTTCAATCGGGTGTGATAAAAATTTGATAGAAGCTGCAGTATTTGGCATAAAaactaaaactttaaaaatcgtcAATGAAAAACTATATAAGTATAGTAAATATACAAAGTCTAGAACATCTCGAGTAGACTGTGGTCTAATCCATGGCTTTGCACAGTTTCAGACTTGCATTTTGGCTACTATGCATTTGAATTCTCTTTTGCTGGACCCCTTTCCAGGTCCATACATACCACACATATTTTCAGGAACTTTTCTATATAACTTTTGCAAAGAACTCCATAGAAGAAGAGATCCTGATCAATTTATATATGAAATGCTATCAAAGAATTCAAATCttatacagatttatcaatGCCTCTTTGATGCTGTCAATAAAGCTGTAGGCCCAACTGCATTTAGATATACAGAGAACAGATATCATTATAGCGAATACACTCCATACGGAGGAAAACTGCATGATGGAAAATGTTTACCACACATAAATGAATCtgttgaaaattgttcaatgcCTGTCTTTTTGAGGAAAACTAGAATAAGGCTAAAACGAAAAGATCAAGTGCAACAGATGTTGCTATGCACTGATTttgaattgtaa